DNA from Phocoena phocoena chromosome 1, mPhoPho1.1, whole genome shotgun sequence:
GCCGCAGGGCCTGCCCTGGGACCCTGGATGCCCTTCCATCAGCCCGTGACACTCCAAGCGGGCAAAGCACAGCGCCCCCCGGCCCCTGTCCCTCCAGGAGGAAGTCCAAGAAATGACGGGCCCCCATCCCTTCTGTTCTGGCCAATTTAACAGGAGAAAATGCAACTCAGAGAGAAATCAGTTACTCAAAAATAGAAAGCCCGTTAGGCGACAGTAAGCGGGGCCAGGGCCACACGCCCCCCGCGAGCCACTGCTCCCACCAGACTCCAGgcggccccagccccaggcagccagCGATGGAGGCGCGGGGGCTGGACCGACGGGCACGCCCTCGAAGCCAGGCCCCCGGGGAGAAGCAAGAGCCGCTTCAACCCCTCCCGGCCCGCGGAGCGCCAGGCGCTCTGAGCAAGTCGCCCAGCTCTCCGGGCGGTCGCGCGGGCTGCACCGGATGGTCCCACTTCACAGCACAAACTCCCTTCTCGCCGAATTCTCAAAGTGTACACAACAAAATCTGTATGTAAGCACTTtcagaaagtttaaaagaatCTCTAAAAAGTAGACACAGAATCGAGAACACCTTCCAGGGTGGGGAGGTGCGTCCCTGCTTCCCGAGGAATGTGTGCGGTCTGAACCCTCGTCCCGCCAGTGCCGGTCACCCTGAAGCGGGGGAGGAGACCGGGGCCTGGGGACCCATCTGTCCTGGCAGCCAACCTGCTCTCGGCAGAAGCGTCCCCCCGAGTGGCTTCAGGGGAAGTCGTGGGAGCTGAAGGATTTTTGGCCGTGAGACATTTACTTTCAAGACCATAGGATAGACCCATTCATTCTGATCCCCTCTGAATCTCAGTAGACTGATTTATGGAAGTTTCCTCACAAGGAACTACAAGGAGCCCACCAGGCTCGGCCGCCCCTGCCTGGGGCCGGGCTCTGTCCACACGCAGGGTGAGTGCGCCTGGGCTGACCTCAGAGCTCCTGGTCTGCTCACTTGTTTAGAAATGCAGAAAAGTCAGATTTAAAACGTTAAAAACAGCTGATCTGGTCGACAAAGGGCAGATTGCAGGCCCTTCCTCTGGCCAGACATGTGGTGCGGCACCTGCCACTGGCGCTGGGCCCGTGGCGCTCACGACGCACTCAGGTCCGCCCGTCGCGGGTGCAGACGGCAGGACCGCAGGCCTGgctccccgcccgccccgccccatcCTCCTCGTGCGCGTCCTCCTCGTCCTCCGCGAAGTGGGCTTGCTTCTTCCGCACGTTCCAGTGCAGACACTGTGCCAGGCTCTCAAACCAGTCGCTCACGGGGTCGCGGACACAGATGGAGGGGAGCGGGTAGCGAGAGgtagtgatgctgatgctgaaGCAGGAGAGATGCAACGTGGCCCCTCCGAGAACCGCCGAGCGCCCGGCCCGCCCCCCCGGGGCAAGACCCCTCCCTGGTCTGGCTGGGGACCATCTCAGCTCTGCTCACGCCACCTGCTGCAAAGCCTGGCCCCAGGTCCTACGGTGCCCTGGGGGCCTGGGCACCTTGCCGCTTTCCGGTCTGGTCCTGAGAAGAGCCAGGAACTGGGGGCTCAGTAGTGCTCTTGTGCCCCCCAGGACAGAACCAGGGACCCCCTCGACGTACCCAGGTCCAGAGGGACCCCAAGGAGCAGGGTGGCGGAAGGATAAGCAGTGGGAACGGCTGGCAGGGCGCCGTCACCCCAGGCACAGCTCCATGACACGATCTCTCGAGAACCAGGGATGGGCCCTCAGCCCACCTGCCCCACCCGCTGCAGCCCCGTGGCCCACACACCTGTCTCCGTGGCGGACCTCCTGTCTCTTTCGTCCATCGAAGGACACCCACACAGTGTTCCTTGCTTCCGGTGACAGCATGATCTGACGGGTCAATCAGGACAGGTGTGGGCTACCTGAGCGCAGCCGAGCGCCGTGGACCCTACCCCGGGGGGACAGCACCGGCCGGGAGGAACCTCACGGGCGCCCCCAATGCCCACCACGTGCCAAGGTCAGCTCCAGGCTGTGAAAACATTAACTTGCGTCGTGCTGACCCCAGCCCCAGGGGCCTGGCTCTAGcatcgccccccaccccccaccccccacagctcTCTGCGTCCAGCAAacgcagccccacccaccagggcTCACATCAGGGACTCACTGGTCTGGGGGTGGCCTGCAGTGGGGGGCAAGGGGCAGGGGAAGAAGAGTGGACGTGGAAGGGCGGCAGGGCCAGTCAGACGCCAGGACACGCCGTGGGGGACACGCCGGGCAGCGGCCGTTCCTCACCTGTGGGCCCCCATCCCCTCCAGCAAGGACTGTCCCCACCCACTCAGGCTGAGAGCCCACCTGAAGGGCTGGCCCGGCTCTCAGCACCACCCCCGCCAACCGGACCCCTGGGGGCACGGGCCACACGACGGAGACCAGGGTGGATAAAGCCCCTCCAGCACCCAGCAAGGCAGGAGGTCAGCACCGCAGGCCCCGCACCGGCTCCAACCGACAAGggcggcaggggtggggtgggggtgggctccGACCTTCAGCTCGACCCCTGCAGGAACCACGATGGGCCGGAAGGACAGCGAGTGGGGGCAGATGGGCGTGAGCATGATGGCCGGCACGTTGGGGTGGATCATGGAGGCCCCGGCGGCGGCTGCGTACGCTGTGCTACCCGTTGGGGTGGAGACGATCACGCCTGCGGGACAGGCTGAGGGTCACGGTCAAgcgcccgcccccaccccacgtGCAGCCCCCAGGCGGGCCTGACGCCCACCTACCGTCGCCCTGCACCGTGGTGATGAGGTGCCCATCCAGGTAGACGTCCACGTTGGACAGGTATGAGGATGGGCCTCTGTCTATCACCACCTCGTTTAAGACCTGTGGGTGAGGTCACCGCAAGCTGAGGGGGCCGGGCAGCACCGAGCTGCTCCTGGGCTCCCTGGAAGGTCCCGAGGACAGGGCTGGGGGGTGTCCAGACCAAAGCCGCCACCCTGTACCCCCTGCCCGAGGGCGaggccctgagccctgtggggGACAGACCCACAGACCTGGTACTGCATGACCTGCTTCCCGACCTCTGCGTCCAGGGCTGCGGCCAGCACCCCGTTCTCACTGATCCCGTTGGGGACGGCCACCTTCTTCCCTCGGAGCTCCTTCACAACCCTGACCTTCAGCCGGCTCCGGAGAACAACAGCTGCGTTCCCTGGGGGCCAGCAGGGGTCACACCCAGGGAGGTCAGCAGGGATGGGGGCGGTGGTACTGCAGGAAGAGAGACCCTCCCATCGACCAGGGACCCCCTTTTCTTCTCCCAAATGGAGGGCAACACCCTGTGCTTCTGTGAAAATCAATTCACTGCTACTCGACATGTATGGTAGCCTAAACCCGTGATCAGCTCAAACTTCTCACTGTTAAGAAAAAACGTCTGACTCGTTCAAAGTTTAGAATTCTCTGAATCCCGAAACACTCAAGTGTTGCTCTTTGCGTTGTTAAAAAAGCCCCCAAATCACATAAGATGATCCCATGTTCAGAACTGCTCGTGGGTTCTGGAACATTCTGACTCACCCTGTATCACCTGAGTAACTTGGGACTGAAAGTTCTCGAAGTTGAAGGGGGTCAGGAAGCCCAGGGAGCCCAGGTGGAACGCCATGACCGGAGGCACGCTGCCCTGTGAGCCAATGAGGCAAGTCACTCAGCTGGCCAGCGCACTCGAAAGCCACCCGAGCCGTCCCCAGCCCGGAGCGACCCGCACCCCGACTACCCCTGGGAGGGGCGGGCATGGGAGTGCAGGGTCGGCGCCCGGCGTGGTCGGCAGGGCTGCCGCGCTGCAGTGGGGCAGGGCTCCTTGGGGTGACGGCACTCGGCCCGCGAGGAGTCAGGGAGGCCAGGGGAAGAGCGGTGTGGGCAGCTGACGAGAAACGGAGGTGGCGGGACGGACCAGCCCACCGGCCACGGCAGACAGGAGGGAGCGGCGGGGAGACCTCGACAGAGCCGCTGGAGAGGAGTGGGGGCAGCCGGGGGCAGAGGGCCTAGGATAGGACTCAGGGACCCTAACGGGGCGGCACTGCAGCCCCCCGCGTGCTGCTTCCGCTGAGGAGGGAGGAGCAGGCGGGTGAGGAGGGGCTCCCACAGTGGGAGGTGAGGAAAAATGGGCAGCTCTGAGGACGCGGGACAGCCCCAGGACCCTCGCCTTCATCCTCTGCTGGCCACGAACGCTGCGGCCTTCCAGCCTCAGCGGGTTCACACCGTCGGATGTGAGGCCCCAGGCCCCGCCGGGCCCTACCCTCCTGCCCTGCTGGCCGCCCTGCCCACTTCCAGGCCGCTCTCTGGAGGCCACACCTGACCTTCTAACACACCTCGGCCTGGTCACTCCAGGAGCCCTGCCTTGAGGAGCGTGAGGGTGGGCTCCCGGGCAGACCCTGGCGGTCTGCGGCCTCCACGGGGCTCCCCCGACCCCCTGGACACTCGGCCTGTAGCCGCTGCCCTCACCTGCCCTGGACGCTCATCCACCAACTCGGCCCCACATGCCGGCTCCTCCGGGGGATGCCCCGCCCCCAGGCcatgccccgcccccagccccaccctcaggCCCCCCCCTTCTGGTGCACCGGCACCTCGAGGTGCATGGAAACGCCTGGCCTGTCACAGTGTCGAGCACCGGACAGCAGATGCAGCACTTGGTATCGTTTGCAAACTTGCTGTGCCGCTGCCTCCCCTCGCCATCCTCAGGCGGCATCTGGGGGCCTCACCTGGAAGAGCGACGAGGCGTACAGCAGGGTCCCGTCTCCTCCCAGGCAAATGATGAGATCAATCTGGTTGGAGATGTCATCGTAATCTAGAGAACAAGGCAGACACAGAAGAGCCATCAAACACCCCCGATGCTGCCAGGCATGGCCACATGGGCGAGGCCCCACGGGACAACTCGCCTTCTCTGAAGGTGCAGAACTTCCTCTTCACTGGCCCAAAGCGGTCATCGCTCACGATGGCGGGGTCCTCCAGAACCTTCTTCTCCACGTACACGATCATGTTGTTTTCCTGGAAAGGACATGGGCGCGTCAGCCCTGCCGGTAAGAGCCAGGCCAGGGTGGGCCGGTCTTCACGAAGCCCCCTTCCTGCCTTGCTTGGCTTTGTACGATGCTGGGTAGGGGGTGGGCGGCAGCAGCTCTGTCTCGGTGACAAAGCGCGACCGCTTTTCCACTTCACACGCTGCTGAGCTGCTGGAGGCTCGGCGACCCCAGCCCCGCGGCCACCCCTGCTCACCTCCATCAGGTACACGCAGAGCTCCTTGAAGGGCTGGAGCAGGCTGGCGTCCCGGATCTTCTTGATGACGAGGACGCTCTTTGGGGACTTGTTCCACGTCAGCCGCTGGCTGGCAGGGTCCTGGATGTGCCTTTGAGGGGAGACGAGCGTTCGCACTGGCCCTGGGCCGTCCCCGGAGTGTGTCTCCTGCACCAGCGCGGCCGATCCCCGAGCCGGAGCGGGCGCTCGGTGCACTCAGAGCAGTGTCCTCCCTCTGGCTGCCCGACCGCACCTCTGCCCGTGGTTCCTTTGGAACAAGGCTCACTCGGGGACCTGCTGCGGAGGAAACCCCACACGCACCCGGACCCAGACAGATGGGGACTCTGTCCCGGGGGACCCAGGCCTCCTGCTGACTCGTAAGAGGGACACAGCCCCACGTCCACACCACTGTGTGAGCAACTCAGGTGACCGTAACTTTCACAGTTAAAAGCCACCCGGTTTTAAAGTCAATGGCGGgatgtggggcagtgagactgctcTGGAGATTTCAGCAGTGGGCACGTGTCGTCACACGTCTGTCCAAAGCACAGGACGCACCGCACGGAGGGACCCTGGTGTCAACCAGGGAATGTGGGTGACACGATGTGTCAGTACAGGTTCGTCGTGTGTAACAAGTGCACCCTCTGCGAGGATGTCGATGAGGGGCTggctgggtgggggcggggggggggcatgggaaatctctgtaccttctcctCACTTCTGCTGcgaacctaaacctaaacctgctcaaataataaaagcaaaacccaaaaaaAGTCAGCTGGGCCTGCCTGCCAACAACAGCTCTGCAAGCTCTGTGGCGCTCGGCCTTGGCCCCTAGCGCTGGGGGGCTGGCACGGTCCGCGGGCAGCAGATCCTCCCTGAGGGGCGGGGGTCCCGAGGCCGAGCCCTGCCAGGACTCCGACCGCTGTGGGCACCCGGTAGGCGCCCGCCTGGCCTGGCAGCACAGCCCTCCGCCTGTTGGGAAACAGCCTGAAGGCTGCAGGCAGTGACTTCCCTTCTGACGCAAGTCCCCAATCAAGACAACTGCTCCAGGTCACACCCTGTGGTTGCGGCCTCCCTGAAAACCTGACGACCCCAACAGCAACTCTCCAAACCGTGACGTGAACCATTAAAAGAGCAGTGGGTCCCTGGCCCCAGGCTGTGACTGACTGACCATCACTCACCCTTTCCAGGCGTTTCTGCGAGGGCAGGGGTCACTCATGACCTCCTCTGCCAGGGTCTCCACCAGCCCGGGTCACACACGCGGCTCAGCGGAGGGCGATGCTTGGTGCCAGCATCTCGGTCACGCTTGACTGACAGCGGGAGTGCCATGCAAACCAGCCCCGACCAGACTCCCCAAATGTGCGACTGCACCACAACCCTGCTTTCTGTACCctcaaaactgaaagcaaaacatactgcaacttgtccaaggttgtATAAAACAACAAGTCAGGAGAACTTccgaaaatgaaaaatcaaaccaaacaaaCTGTATCTGATCTTCTTACTGTTCACACCATCCTCTTGTCCAATCGCCTTTAACAGCAAAGAGGCCAGGCCTCAGACGCCTGCTCTTCAGAGGCTGGGCGCCAAGCTCTGACGCCCTGGGCGGTCAGGATGGGCCCCGTCCAGCCGCAGACGACAGCGCTGGGCTGCGGAACCGGCTTGGCCCGTGGGAGGGGCCCGCAGGTGGAGGGGCGGGCACTCGCGGGCCTCCTGCCACTCCACCTGGCCCCGgggcctggagggagggcagGCGGGTCAGCGGAAGTCTGCCTGGCTGCCCAGGTGGACGATGAAGCCCCCCCTTCACTGACCAGGTGGGCCGGACTCACGGCCCTTCAAGACCCGAGACTCAGCCACGCCCAGCCAGAGCCACCACATCGCCATCAGCTCGTCTCGGGTACCAACTGGTCACTTCCTGTTGGATCACTGCAAAGAGCGGTGCTGGCCCCTCCCTGGCACAGAGGCTCTGGGGGCTGGACAGGAGGCAGGGATGCCTGACAGCTCAGCGGGGGACCCATCTGAGCCCTGTCTCAAAAGCCAAAGGCGTCAGATGTTGGCAATTCCACGTTTCAACATAACAGAAAATACACATTCATGGTGAGGTCTGAAACAAGGAAATAGGAAGTACATGCCTTGCAGTCAACTCCTCTACAGTATGTTCCTTTTCAGCATCAGGAGAAAGGTCAGCACATAATCCCTGCCCCACCGGCCACGGTGTTGGGAGCGCCAGGGACAAGATGGAGAAGTGGAGTCCTGTCCTCCCAGGGCAGGACTGTGCCGGGCGCAGGGCCTCGGAGACGCTTCTGGAGCACCTACCGCTCTGCTCGGAGCACCCCTCCCCACGATCCCACCTGACCTCGGGGAGCAGCTCAGATGCCATCCCGAGACCCCACCCGAGGTTCACGaggccaaaacacacacacacctgtgacATGGGCTGGGAGTAGCTGACAGCCAATTAAGGCTGGATGGCCAGAGGCCACCCAGGGCGGCACTTATGCTGAGCCATGAGTGACGAGGAGGGAGCGGCACTGCCAAgaccagggagggcagggaggggccccCCGGCAGCGGTAAAAGGTCAAGGCAGGGCAGTCTGGGGCAGTGCACACAGCAGGGCGTGGGGCGCCTGGGGGGCTGGTCACCAGTGTGGATGCTGTGCGGAGTGCAAACGTGGGGCACTGGGGGGTGGGCGCCGCAGGTGGGCAGGACCTGCCCGCGTCCAGCAGCAGCGACTAGAGAGCCAGGGCAGCACCTGGACGGTAGAGGCACTGACACCAGTTACCCCAGTACCCAGGCCGCCCTTGGGTCACCAGGGTCCACAAAGCACAGCAGCTCCCGGGGGCCCGGCACCGTCTGCCCACTGGGCCAGCGCTGAGAACGGGTAGACAGCTGCAGGGAGCAAGGCCCCCCTGACGGTGAGTCGCAGAAGCCCACCTGGGCCCTTGGTCTGACTGCCCCCAGAAGGTGAACCCGCCATGGCTCCCCAGAAGAAGGGGGCACAGACGGCCCACTCGGTGGTGAGCCCACCGCCAGGCACAGTGGCAGGGCCGACCTGGAATTCTGCTGTTTCAACATGAAGCTCTTGTGGCCACGAAGCCATTTGAGTGTTTTCTCCCCTAGGACACACACGACACAGAGCAAAGGAGCAAAGCTTTCCCCGCTTTGGAACCATCCAGCACCTGGAGGAGGTGCTGGACGGGTAGAGACGGGAGCTGGGTTCAAGTGTCCAGTGAAACAGCCCGAACTGCTTCGCTTCTAATAGTTTCTCAGCCAGCACCGCACGGCCAGGGGCCCCCAAGCTGCACTGCCCTCAGGCTGTCGCTAAAATACAGAGcttacataaaaaaagaaaaggaaaaaaaaaaattgtgcccGCAAGTCAGGGTATCTCTCAAACAAGTGAACTCAGCTTTTCAAAAATGCCAACTGACATCTCTGCATTTCAATAATAATTAAGAGAAACATATTTGACCCACCAAACGCATTAGcatgaaatacattatttttctctcctagaGTTTTTCCTGTAAAAAGCAAGTTAGCTCTGAATACGAGTCGAGGCCCCTCCGACCCACTGCGCCCAAGGAGCAGGCCGCACCCACTCTCTCGTCCCGAGCGAGTCGGAGACGGCGCCGCGTGGCCTCCTGGGGCCTCAGAAGCCGCCCGACACACTCACTGCCCCCCGAGCCAGAACCTCCCACAGTCCAGTGGCCCCTGGACAACAGCCCTGTGGAGCCTCCCAGGAGACTCACATGATGGTCTGGGGATTCTGCAGCACGCAGGCCTTTGGTCCAAAAGTGGTCACTGGGCACGGCCCGTGTAGCGAGCGGGTCCTCCTGTGGGGAGAGGCACAGGGCAGGGGCCGTCAGTCGGCTGAAAGACACACACGTGTAGACAAGGCACAGACTGTGTTAAactctccaaaatatttttaatccaaaTGACGTAAACTCTGTCATCTGCCCAGCACCCATGTGACAGTCCTGGAAGACCCTGCCCTGATCCCCAGAGCTCTGGCTGGAGGGCTACATGCTGTCCGTGTAGCCATTAGAGGGGGCACACTTAGAAATACTCCTTAGAACAAGGACCCCAAACCAGTGCAggtgcccaggccccaccccagaacaAGGGGATTCAGCCCAGGGGAAGGGCCTGGGAATCTGAATTCTTGACTGGGCACGTCTATTTGAAGACGAGCTTTTGGGCCTATACTTGGGAATCAAGACTTCAGAAACGATTCCCAAGTTATCCAGATTAAGATTCTAACAAAAATACTCATTCTGAGTTGTGCTCTCAATAAAAACAGGCAGTACTCGAGTGACCCAACATTTCCAATAACTGAAAAGTGACTCACAGGGCACTGTGGCCACGGAGGCCACCTCTGACCTGCTGCCACCACACCAGGTTCAACGCCCTTTCGGCCAAGGCCGCCCGCCCGGAGACGCACCCCCTGCAGTGCCAGGGACACCAAAACG
Protein-coding regions in this window:
- the NADK gene encoding NAD kinase → MEQETVSGSAELRAEAASYRCSACHGDEDWGLGHPIRGRAKSRSLSAAPALASTREFRRTRSLHGPCPVTTFGPKACVLQNPQTIMHIQDPASQRLTWNKSPKSVLVIKKIRDASLLQPFKELCVYLMEENNMIVYVEKKVLEDPAIVSDDRFGPVKRKFCTFREDYDDISNQIDLIICLGGDGTLLYASSLFQGSVPPVMAFHLGSLGFLTPFNFENFQSQVTQVIQGNAAVVLRSRLKVRVVKELRGKKVAVPNGISENGVLAAALDAEVGKQVMQYQVLNEVVIDRGPSSYLSNVDVYLDGHLITTVQGDGVIVSTPTGSTAYAAAAGASMIHPNVPAIMLTPICPHSLSFRPIVVPAGVELKIMLSPEARNTVWVSFDGRKRQEVRHGDSISITTSRYPLPSICVRDPVSDWFESLAQCLHWNVRKKQAHFAEDEEDAHEEDGAGRAGSQACGPAVCTRDGRT